From one Streptomyces sp. CA-210063 genomic stretch:
- a CDS encoding pyridoxal phosphate-dependent aminotransferase gives MRISRRAQAVAPFYAMEFAKQAASLAAQGHDVVRLSLGEPDFGAPPAVLEAMREVMDGRPMTYTAALGLPALRQAIAGFYGDQHGVDVDPGRIVVTAGASAALVLATAALVDPGDEVLIGDPSYPCNRQIVESFGAGVTLVPTTAESRFQLDAASVRSHWTDHTRGVMVATPSNPTGTSVPADELAAICDLARERDAWRLVDEIYLDLGDHDERGRPPRSALSLDPGAVVINSFSKYFGMTGWRLGWCVVPEPLVPALERLAQNYFLCASAPAQHAALACFTPESLAVCEARRVEFGERRALVLDGLARIGLPVPVPPDGAFYVYFDVGGTGLTSWQFCERALREAHVALTPGKDFGTHTAGTHVRLSYAASADELREGIARLGKFMATLR, from the coding sequence ATGCGGATCTCGCGGCGGGCCCAGGCCGTCGCCCCCTTCTACGCGATGGAGTTCGCCAAGCAGGCCGCCTCGCTGGCCGCCCAGGGGCACGACGTCGTCAGACTCAGCCTCGGCGAGCCGGACTTCGGCGCACCCCCGGCCGTCCTGGAGGCGATGCGCGAGGTCATGGACGGGCGGCCGATGACGTACACGGCGGCGCTCGGGCTGCCGGCCCTGCGGCAGGCCATCGCGGGGTTCTACGGCGACCAGCACGGCGTCGACGTCGATCCGGGCCGGATCGTCGTCACGGCCGGCGCCTCGGCCGCGCTCGTGCTGGCCACCGCCGCGCTCGTCGACCCCGGTGACGAGGTCCTCATCGGCGACCCCTCCTACCCGTGCAACCGGCAGATCGTCGAGAGCTTCGGCGCCGGGGTCACCCTCGTCCCCACCACCGCCGAGTCCCGGTTCCAGCTGGACGCGGCGTCGGTCCGCTCCCACTGGACGGACCACACGCGCGGGGTGATGGTCGCCACCCCGTCCAACCCCACGGGCACCTCCGTACCGGCCGACGAACTGGCCGCGATCTGCGACCTCGCCCGCGAACGCGACGCGTGGCGCCTCGTCGACGAGATCTACCTCGACCTCGGGGACCACGACGAGCGGGGCCGCCCACCGCGCAGCGCGCTCTCACTGGACCCCGGCGCCGTCGTCATCAACAGCTTCTCCAAGTACTTCGGCATGACCGGCTGGCGGCTCGGCTGGTGCGTCGTCCCCGAACCTCTCGTCCCGGCCCTCGAACGCCTCGCCCAGAACTACTTCCTCTGCGCCTCCGCCCCCGCCCAGCACGCCGCCCTCGCCTGCTTCACCCCCGAGTCGCTCGCGGTGTGCGAGGCCCGCCGGGTCGAGTTCGGCGAGCGGCGCGCGCTCGTCCTGGACGGGCTGGCGCGGATCGGGCTGCCGGTCCCGGTGCCGCCCGACGGGGCGTTCTACGTCTACTTCGACGTCGGCGGGACCGGCCTCACCTCCTGGCAGTTCTGCGAACGGGCCCTGCGGGAGGCGCACGTCGCCCTCACCCCGGGCAAGGACTTCGGCACGCACACCGCCGGCACCCATGTCCGCCTCTCCTACGCGGCTTCGGCGGACGAGCTGCGCGAGGGGATCGCCCGGCTGGGGAAGTTCATGGCCACGCTGCGGTGA
- a CDS encoding ABC transporter permease — translation MPLSSATTSDSLSPPAPDATGGRGAPDRRAGPFVADLRTLRILWRREMTRFLRNRARLVMGLAAPLLFLFVLGNGIGSAGGDLGHYQAFLFPGTLLMVVQGPAVAVGTVLMWDRQSGFLRQMLVAPVRRGAILAGICLGGATTGALYALPVLALAGPMGLPYHPRLLLVLGEVALLSFALTALGVSAAVCIRRPETFQIVSGLAMAPAMLLSGALFPVGGLPSWLGAAVLANPLSYGVDALRRTMPDPDPTTAAPAWFHAGPEWWGWTPPVLLELALVVLPSLLLLLLAGRRFARID, via the coding sequence ATGCCCTTGTCGTCGGCGACCACGTCCGACTCCCTCTCGCCCCCTGCCCCCGACGCGACCGGCGGCCGCGGTGCACCCGACCGCCGTGCCGGGCCCTTCGTCGCCGATCTGCGGACCCTGCGGATCCTGTGGCGGCGGGAGATGACGCGGTTCCTGCGCAACCGGGCCCGGCTGGTGATGGGGCTGGCCGCGCCGCTGCTGTTCCTGTTCGTGCTCGGCAACGGGATCGGGTCCGCCGGGGGCGATCTCGGGCACTACCAGGCGTTCCTGTTCCCCGGCACGCTGCTGATGGTCGTGCAGGGCCCGGCCGTGGCCGTCGGCACGGTGCTCATGTGGGACCGGCAGTCCGGGTTCCTGCGCCAGATGCTGGTGGCGCCGGTGCGGCGCGGCGCCATCCTGGCGGGCATCTGCCTGGGCGGTGCCACCACCGGGGCCCTGTACGCGCTGCCGGTCCTCGCCCTCGCCGGTCCCATGGGGCTGCCGTACCACCCCCGGTTGCTGCTCGTCCTGGGCGAGGTGGCTCTGCTGTCGTTCGCGCTCACCGCCCTCGGCGTCTCGGCGGCCGTGTGCATCCGGCGCCCCGAGACCTTCCAGATCGTCTCCGGCCTGGCGATGGCCCCGGCGATGCTCCTGTCCGGCGCGCTGTTCCCCGTCGGCGGCCTGCCGTCGTGGCTCGGCGCCGCCGTCCTCGCCAACCCGCTCAGCTACGGCGTCGACGCCCTGCGCCGCACCATGCCCGACCCGGACCCGACCACCGCCGCCCCGGCCTGGTTCCACGCCGGCCCCGAGTGGTGGGGCTGGACCCCGCCGGTCCTTCTCGAACTCGCCCTCGTCGTGCTCCCGTCACTGCTTCTGCTGCTCCTCGCGGGGCGCCGCTTCGCCCGTATCGACTGA
- a CDS encoding lasso RiPP family leader peptide-containing protein — protein sequence MEQPQMDEKPVYQPPAVAEVAEFSELTTGCGFDFFEMPAQHNIC from the coding sequence ATGGAGCAGCCCCAGATGGACGAGAAGCCGGTGTACCAGCCGCCGGCGGTGGCCGAGGTCGCCGAATTCTCGGAGCTGACCACCGGTTGTGGGTTCGACTTCTTCGAGATGCCCGCCCAGCACAACATCTGCTGA
- a CDS encoding asparagine synthase-related protein, with product MPESTTPGSGWFAVLPDCDAARAAAAVLGAEATRIVEHASGRPWLVGRWAEDEAVVATVGDARVAVVGLSPLTESRLAALVREDDALGSLDRLATGPVGGCHLLASQSGRLRSQGTASGLRQLFSARLAGVVVACDRADVLATAVDAGIDERLVALRLMDPLIPHPLAERPLWRGVSAVPAGTALLTDAAGNARTRRWWQAPEPELPLAEGAERLAEALADAVAVRTAGGGVISSDLSGGLDSTSLCFLAARGPARLLALTLTGADPANDDLSWARRAAAHLSDTDHQVLPMDELPPHYTGVLRAGEGVDEPFTGVRVRAPFAETARRLAGMGSRLHLSGEGADQILSARPPYLHTTFRTRPRTALTHLRATLSAQRWHLLPTLRALADRRSYGRWLADTARDLSPVLALDGTPALGWQMLRPQLPPWASPDAAAAVRELLWQTALEAEPLAPTRGQHEVLWSVRNGTRLARQLTRVTSEAGLPTHYPFYDDRVVEAALAVRLHERTTPFAYKPLLVRAMREAVPAELLARRTKGEYSAEMQSGLRTRRADLADLLDRPLLATLGLVDADALRRACLSMFPPRLSPVTLEATLAVETWLRAHAGPASATPAMGSEAAA from the coding sequence ATGCCGGAAAGTACGACGCCGGGCAGCGGCTGGTTCGCGGTGCTGCCCGACTGTGACGCGGCGCGGGCGGCGGCCGCGGTGCTGGGCGCGGAGGCGACGCGGATCGTGGAGCACGCGTCCGGGCGGCCCTGGCTCGTCGGGCGGTGGGCGGAGGACGAGGCGGTCGTCGCGACGGTCGGCGACGCCCGGGTGGCGGTGGTGGGGCTCTCCCCGCTGACCGAGTCCCGCCTCGCCGCACTCGTCCGGGAGGACGACGCGCTCGGCTCGCTCGACCGGCTCGCCACCGGCCCGGTCGGCGGCTGCCATCTGCTGGCGTCGCAGTCGGGGCGGCTGCGCTCCCAGGGCACGGCCTCGGGGCTGCGGCAGCTGTTCTCCGCCCGGCTGGCCGGGGTCGTGGTCGCCTGCGACCGGGCGGACGTCCTGGCCACGGCCGTCGACGCCGGGATCGACGAACGCCTGGTGGCGCTGCGGCTCATGGACCCGCTGATCCCGCACCCCCTCGCCGAACGCCCCCTGTGGCGGGGCGTGTCGGCGGTCCCGGCCGGTACGGCCCTGCTGACGGACGCCGCCGGCAACGCCCGCACCCGCCGCTGGTGGCAGGCCCCCGAGCCCGAACTGCCCCTCGCCGAGGGCGCGGAGCGGCTGGCCGAGGCACTCGCGGACGCGGTGGCCGTACGCACCGCCGGGGGCGGGGTGATCAGCTCGGACCTGTCCGGCGGGCTGGACTCGACCTCGCTGTGCTTCCTGGCCGCGCGCGGCCCCGCCCGGCTGCTGGCCCTCACCCTCACCGGCGCGGACCCCGCCAACGACGACCTCTCCTGGGCCCGGCGGGCGGCGGCGCACCTGTCGGACACGGACCACCAGGTGCTGCCGATGGACGAACTGCCGCCCCACTACACCGGTGTGCTGCGGGCCGGCGAAGGTGTCGACGAGCCGTTCACAGGTGTCCGCGTCCGCGCGCCCTTCGCCGAGACCGCTCGCCGTCTGGCGGGCATGGGCTCGCGGCTGCATCTGTCCGGAGAGGGCGCCGACCAGATCCTGTCCGCGCGACCGCCGTATCTGCACACCACGTTCCGCACCCGGCCACGCACCGCGCTCACACATCTGCGCGCCACCCTCTCCGCCCAGCGCTGGCATCTGCTCCCCACCCTGAGAGCGCTGGCCGACCGCCGCTCGTACGGGCGCTGGCTCGCGGACACCGCCCGTGACCTCTCCCCCGTCCTGGCCCTGGACGGCACCCCCGCCCTGGGCTGGCAGATGCTGCGGCCCCAACTCCCGCCCTGGGCGAGCCCGGACGCGGCGGCGGCCGTACGCGAACTCCTCTGGCAGACCGCCCTCGAAGCCGAACCCCTCGCACCGACCCGGGGGCAGCACGAGGTCCTGTGGTCCGTGCGCAACGGCACCCGGCTCGCCCGCCAGCTCACCCGCGTCACCAGTGAGGCGGGCCTGCCCACGCACTACCCGTTCTACGACGACCGCGTGGTCGAGGCGGCCCTCGCCGTACGGCTGCACGAGCGCACCACCCCGTTCGCCTACAAGCCGCTCCTGGTGCGGGCGATGCGGGAGGCGGTGCCCGCCGAACTGCTCGCCCGCCGCACCAAGGGCGAGTACAGCGCCGAGATGCAGAGCGGGCTGCGCACCCGCCGCGCCGACCTGGCGGACCTCCTCGACCGGCCGCTCCTCGCCACCCTCGGCCTCGTCGACGCCGACGCCCTGCGCCGCGCCTGCCTCAGCATGTTCCCGCCCCGGCTCTCCCCCGTGACCCTGGAGGCGACCCTGGCCGTCGAGACCTGGCTCCGCGCCCACGCGGGCCCCGCCTCCGCCACGCCCGCCATGGGAAGCGAGGCGGCGGCATGA
- a CDS encoding ATP-binding cassette domain-containing protein, giving the protein MPGDDIAVHAEELSKLYGTREAVVGLDLTVPAGRIFGFLGPNGAGKSTTIGMLCTLLRPTLGDAWVAGAHVVREAARVRRRIGVVFQEQTLDQDLTVMESMRLQAELYGLPGAAARAAGTALLGLVGLADRAGHVVRTLSGGTRRRLEIARALVHGPRVLFLDEPTAGLDPQTRAAVREYLRLLCREHGITVFLTTHHLEEAEHCDRIAIIDHGELVTEGTPRELKAVIGADLVTLRTDDDERVAEAVRRSFGLPTETGPDGVRLRAADGAALVPRLCAQLTVPVRSVTVTSPTLDDVFLHHTGRTIR; this is encoded by the coding sequence GTGCCGGGCGACGACATCGCCGTACACGCCGAGGAACTCAGCAAGCTCTACGGGACGCGGGAGGCCGTGGTCGGGCTCGACCTCACCGTCCCGGCGGGCCGGATCTTCGGCTTCCTCGGCCCCAACGGGGCGGGCAAGTCCACCACCATCGGCATGCTCTGCACCCTGCTGCGCCCGACCCTGGGCGACGCGTGGGTGGCCGGGGCGCACGTGGTCCGCGAGGCCGCGCGGGTACGGCGCCGGATCGGCGTCGTCTTCCAGGAGCAGACCCTCGACCAGGATCTGACGGTCATGGAGAGCATGCGGCTGCAGGCCGAGCTGTACGGGCTGCCCGGCGCGGCGGCCCGCGCGGCCGGTACGGCCCTGCTCGGCCTGGTCGGTCTCGCCGACCGGGCCGGGCATGTGGTCCGCACCCTCTCCGGCGGCACCCGCCGCCGCCTGGAGATCGCCCGGGCGCTGGTGCACGGCCCCCGGGTGCTCTTCCTCGACGAGCCCACCGCCGGGCTCGACCCGCAGACCCGGGCCGCCGTCCGGGAGTATCTGCGGCTGCTGTGCCGGGAGCACGGCATCACCGTCTTCCTGACCACGCACCATCTGGAGGAGGCCGAGCACTGCGACCGCATCGCCATCATCGACCACGGCGAACTGGTCACGGAGGGCACGCCCCGCGAGCTGAAGGCGGTCATCGGCGCCGACCTCGTCACCCTGCGCACCGATGACGACGAGCGGGTCGCCGAGGCCGTGCGCCGGTCCTTCGGCCTGCCCACGGAGACCGGCCCCGACGGCGTACGCCTCCGCGCGGCCGACGGCGCCGCCCTCGTCCCCCGCCTCTGCGCCCAGCTCACCGTGCCCGTCCGCTCCGTGACGGTCACCTCACCCACCCTCGACGACGTGTTCCTGCACCACACGGGCCGCACGATCCGCTAG
- a CDS encoding S8 family serine peptidase produces the protein MSTGTGMSRGAGIGMGRTVRRAGAATAAAALLLGTAAAGAASAAETTPQSWEYQALKLGAAQRLAQGEGVTVAVLDTGVEADHPALKGKVTTGPDYIGDGSDSDEADNEGRHGTAMASDVLKVAPKAKILSIRVTDGSGEPGYSKGGNPVAQGINYAIEHGADVISMSIGDQLLGSSYDEDEADALGRAALAGVPVLASAGNNGDLFNDAQYPAGYPGVIAVAALQPGGTRAAFSTVRTYNAVAAPGVDIMSASNTGGYATIDGTSPATALASGVVALMLSHNDKLTPAQVRTILTTTAGHAAQGHSPLDGYGVIDAPAAIEAAEKPPADRTEPVAYKGEEHLGTPDGTSKTKHPELDTEMVTIGGGAAAVGLLMAVGAVLIGRAGRRRATPAGGRAVTR, from the coding sequence ATGAGCACGGGCACGGGCATGAGCAGGGGTGCGGGCATAGGCATGGGCAGGACCGTGCGGCGGGCCGGCGCGGCCACGGCGGCCGCCGCCCTGCTGCTCGGCACGGCGGCCGCGGGTGCGGCGAGCGCGGCCGAGACGACCCCGCAGTCCTGGGAGTACCAGGCGCTGAAGCTGGGCGCTGCACAGCGGCTCGCGCAGGGCGAGGGCGTCACCGTCGCTGTCCTGGACACCGGCGTCGAGGCGGACCACCCCGCGCTCAAGGGCAAGGTGACCACGGGCCCCGACTACATCGGGGACGGCTCGGACTCCGACGAGGCGGACAACGAGGGCCGCCACGGCACGGCGATGGCCTCGGACGTCCTCAAGGTCGCCCCGAAGGCGAAGATCCTGTCGATCCGGGTGACCGACGGAAGCGGGGAGCCGGGGTACAGCAAGGGCGGCAACCCGGTCGCGCAGGGCATCAACTACGCCATCGAGCACGGCGCCGACGTGATCTCCATGTCGATCGGCGACCAGCTCCTCGGCAGCAGCTACGACGAGGACGAGGCCGACGCCCTGGGCCGCGCGGCCCTGGCGGGCGTCCCCGTCCTCGCCTCGGCGGGCAACAACGGCGACCTGTTCAACGACGCCCAGTACCCGGCGGGCTACCCGGGCGTGATCGCGGTCGCCGCGCTCCAGCCAGGCGGCACCCGGGCCGCGTTCTCCACCGTGCGGACGTACAACGCGGTCGCGGCACCCGGCGTCGACATCATGAGCGCGAGCAACACCGGTGGCTACGCGACGATCGACGGCACCTCGCCCGCGACGGCCCTCGCGTCCGGTGTCGTCGCCCTGATGCTCTCCCACAACGACAAGCTGACCCCGGCCCAGGTCCGGACGATCCTGACCACGACCGCCGGGCACGCCGCCCAGGGCCACAGCCCGCTGGACGGCTACGGCGTCATCGACGCGCCCGCCGCGATCGAGGCCGCCGAGAAGCCGCCGGCGGACCGGACGGAGCCGGTGGCGTACAAGGGCGAGGAGCACCTCGGCACCCCGGACGGCACCTCGAAGACGAAGCACCCCGAGCTGGACACGGAGATGGTGACGATCGGGGGCGGCGCGGCGGCCGTCGGGCTGCTGATGGCCGTGGGGGCCGTACTGATCGGCCGGGCGGGGCGGCGGCGCGCGACACCGGCCGGCGGCCGTGCCGTGACCCGCTGA
- a CDS encoding lasso peptide biosynthesis PqqD family chaperone has translation MSAAGKRNRNAAGTRLRRHVSVSDVEDGMVLLDERKGRYFKVNASGALILRALLDGAPPADAVRALVERYEVSEERAAADVDALTAELAGNGLVVS, from the coding sequence ATGAGCGCGGCAGGAAAGCGGAACAGGAACGCGGCGGGGACGCGGTTGCGACGGCATGTGTCCGTCTCCGACGTGGAGGACGGGATGGTCCTGCTGGACGAGCGCAAGGGCCGGTACTTCAAGGTGAACGCGAGCGGCGCGCTGATTCTGCGGGCCCTGCTCGACGGCGCCCCGCCGGCCGACGCGGTCCGGGCGCTCGTGGAGCGGTACGAGGTCTCCGAGGAGCGGGCGGCGGCCGATGTCGACGCGCTCACCGCCGAGTTGGCGGGCAACGGGCTGGTGGTGTCATGA
- a CDS encoding lasso peptide biosynthesis B2 protein, which produces MSVPSVFQERRRLPMRRRPLPLLAVGAAHLIGRLSPLRIRQILTACSLGGRPATYAEAARARADVVAVSVRCAGQGCLPRSIATALLCRARGTWPTWRTGMRTVPMVAHAWVEAEGRPVDDLPLTPGIPPLITVAPRARS; this is translated from the coding sequence ATGAGCGTCCCCTCCGTCTTCCAGGAACGGCGCCGGCTGCCCATGCGCCGGCGGCCGCTCCCGCTGCTCGCGGTGGGCGCCGCGCATCTGATCGGCCGGCTCTCCCCGCTGCGCATCCGGCAGATCCTGACCGCCTGTTCACTCGGCGGCCGCCCGGCGACGTACGCCGAAGCCGCGCGGGCCCGCGCCGACGTGGTCGCGGTGAGCGTGCGCTGCGCCGGGCAGGGCTGTCTGCCCCGGTCCATCGCCACCGCGCTGCTCTGCCGCGCCCGGGGCACCTGGCCCACCTGGCGCACAGGGATGCGTACGGTCCCGATGGTCGCCCACGCGTGGGTGGAGGCGGAGGGCCGTCCGGTGGACGACCTGCCGCTCACCCCGGGCATCCCACCGCTCATCACCGTCGCGCCACGGGCGCGCTCGTAG
- a CDS encoding AbgT family transporter — translation MSATSAQPQPPDPTEPHPTEPRPTESQPAEPRSKALRAAFRSLAAVEKVGNKLPHPFWLFWILAGVVAVLSAVLAALDVSAVHPGTDEKIKVLSLLSGDGITMAVEGAVENYAAFPPLATILTVMFGIAVAERSGLFSALLRRMVARVPGRYLTFALSMTAMVSHVAGDAAYVTLIPLGALVYRAAGRSPVLGCIVAYVSISAGYDASPSLTTTDVLLSSISTAAAQTIDADHVVTPVANYFFGLASSVLVALVITLVVDKVLARRPDLEPDEPVTALSADEREAIEVTPRQRRALRVTGLVALGYVALLAAAMIPTSSPLRGEHGGIVDSPLIGGMALVLGVFFAVLGTVYGRMTGAFSAARDIVSAMADGTRSMAPILVLFFAISQFLAYFKWTNIGNVLAVSGAETLRDLRLDGWTVLVGIAVLITLMNLLITSGSALWALAAPVFVPMLMLIGIEPETTQAVYRVADSVTNCVTPMSPYFVMALGFVQQYRKSAGIGTLASFTLPIAAVVWVVWIAFFVAWYLLGLPFGIS, via the coding sequence ATGAGTGCCACCTCTGCCCAGCCACAGCCGCCCGACCCGACCGAGCCACACCCGACCGAGCCACGCCCGACCGAGTCACAGCCGGCCGAGCCCCGGTCGAAAGCCCTGCGTGCCGCGTTCCGGAGCTTGGCGGCGGTCGAGAAGGTCGGCAACAAGCTCCCCCACCCGTTCTGGCTGTTCTGGATCCTCGCGGGGGTCGTCGCCGTCCTCAGTGCCGTGCTGGCGGCGCTCGACGTCAGCGCCGTGCACCCGGGGACGGACGAGAAGATCAAGGTGCTGTCCCTGCTCAGCGGGGACGGCATCACGATGGCCGTCGAGGGGGCGGTCGAGAACTACGCGGCCTTCCCGCCGCTGGCCACCATCCTCACCGTGATGTTCGGCATCGCCGTCGCCGAGCGCAGCGGCCTCTTCTCCGCCCTCCTGCGCCGCATGGTCGCGCGCGTCCCCGGCCGGTATCTGACCTTCGCGCTGTCGATGACGGCCATGGTCAGCCATGTCGCCGGCGACGCCGCGTACGTCACCCTCATCCCGCTCGGCGCGCTCGTCTACCGCGCGGCGGGCCGCAGCCCGGTCCTCGGCTGCATCGTCGCGTACGTCTCCATCTCGGCCGGCTACGACGCCTCGCCGTCCCTCACCACGACCGACGTCCTGCTGTCGTCGATCTCCACCGCCGCCGCACAGACCATCGACGCCGACCATGTCGTCACCCCGGTCGCCAACTACTTCTTCGGGCTCGCCTCGTCGGTCCTCGTCGCCCTGGTCATCACCCTCGTCGTCGACAAGGTCCTCGCCCGCCGCCCGGACCTGGAGCCCGACGAGCCCGTCACCGCGCTGAGCGCCGACGAGCGAGAGGCGATCGAGGTGACCCCGCGCCAGCGCCGCGCCCTGCGCGTGACCGGGCTGGTCGCCCTCGGCTATGTCGCCCTGCTGGCCGCCGCCATGATCCCCACGTCCTCACCGCTGCGCGGCGAGCACGGCGGCATCGTCGACTCCCCGCTCATCGGCGGGATGGCACTCGTCCTCGGCGTGTTCTTCGCCGTCCTCGGCACCGTCTACGGCCGTATGACCGGCGCCTTCTCCGCCGCCCGCGACATCGTCTCCGCGATGGCCGACGGCACCCGGTCGATGGCGCCGATCCTCGTCCTGTTCTTCGCGATCTCCCAGTTCCTCGCCTACTTCAAGTGGACGAACATCGGCAACGTCCTCGCCGTCTCGGGCGCGGAGACGCTGCGCGACCTGAGGCTCGACGGCTGGACCGTGCTGGTCGGCATCGCCGTACTGATCACCCTGATGAACCTCCTCATCACCAGCGGTTCCGCGCTCTGGGCCCTGGCCGCGCCCGTCTTCGTCCCCATGCTGATGCTCATCGGCATCGAGCCCGAGACCACCCAGGCCGTCTACCGCGTCGCCGACTCCGTCACCAACTGCGTCACCCCGATGAGCCCGTACTTCGTGATGGCGCTGGGCTTCGTCCAGCAGTACCGGAAGTCCGCCGGCATCGGCACCCTCGCCTCCTTCACCCTCCCGATCGCCGCCGTCGTCTGGGTCGTCTGGATCGCGTTCTTCGTGGCCTGGTACCTGCTGGGCCTCCCGTTCGGCATCAGCTGA
- a CDS encoding Lrp/AsnC family transcriptional regulator — protein MTRPLLDELDRRLIGALHLAPRATWDDIGGILSADASTLKRRYDRLHEARMVRVIGQADWGMHSTAMPVHVFLDITGETPLAVLDRLRDLPHLQLLAQVSGDYPLYAVVHAPSEAATSEAVDRMFSVPGVRRVNSLPALSTLRRGITWDPQFLTDTERAELLKLTGGRPEGTATATATPPAKPLSEAERTVVAQLIRDGRASSASIGRAAGLATSTAHRVVRRVLDEGWVRPRLEVVSQWLGFQTPFILRLRVAPGETPDVMRRIDRLPQTRLAAHVASDMSVLATGLVTDRSALSSFIDHELAEIPGIVTAGVDVMLAEPRRYWLDRDLTSGLGEFHAPALL, from the coding sequence ATGACCCGCCCTCTCCTCGACGAGCTCGACCGGCGCCTCATCGGGGCACTGCACCTGGCGCCCCGGGCGACCTGGGACGACATCGGCGGGATCCTGTCCGCCGACGCCAGCACGCTCAAACGCCGTTACGACCGGCTGCACGAGGCCCGGATGGTGCGGGTGATCGGGCAGGCGGACTGGGGCATGCACTCCACGGCCATGCCGGTCCACGTCTTCCTGGACATCACCGGCGAGACCCCGCTGGCCGTCCTCGACCGGCTGCGCGACCTGCCCCACCTCCAGCTCCTCGCGCAGGTCTCCGGCGACTACCCGCTCTACGCCGTCGTGCACGCCCCCTCCGAGGCGGCGACCAGCGAGGCGGTCGACCGGATGTTCTCCGTCCCCGGCGTCCGCCGCGTCAACTCCCTGCCCGCGCTCAGCACGCTGCGCCGGGGCATCACCTGGGACCCGCAGTTCCTGACCGACACCGAGCGGGCCGAGCTGCTGAAGCTCACCGGGGGCCGGCCGGAGGGCACCGCGACCGCGACCGCCACGCCCCCCGCGAAACCCCTCAGCGAGGCCGAACGCACCGTCGTCGCCCAGCTGATCCGGGACGGCCGGGCCTCCTCCGCGAGCATCGGACGGGCCGCGGGCCTGGCCACCTCCACCGCGCACCGCGTCGTCCGCCGGGTCCTGGACGAGGGCTGGGTCAGGCCCCGGCTGGAGGTCGTGTCGCAGTGGCTGGGCTTCCAGACCCCGTTCATCCTCCGGCTGCGGGTCGCCCCCGGCGAAACCCCCGACGTCATGCGCCGTATCGACCGGCTCCCGCAGACCCGCCTCGCCGCCCACGTCGCCAGCGACATGTCCGTCCTCGCCACCGGCCTCGTCACCGACCGCTCCGCCCTCTCGTCCTTCATCGACCACGAGCTGGCCGAGATCCCCGGCATCGTCACGGCCGGCGTCGACGTGATGCTCGCGGAGCCGCGCCGCTACTGGCTGGACCGCGATCTGACCTCGGGCCTCGGGGAGTTCCACGCACCGGCGTTGCTGTGA
- the bla gene encoding class A beta-lactamase, with product METTGSRPTPERSRRAVLALGAVGAGAAFAAAVPGAAYASAPGDAGLSRRLGELEREYSARLGIFAHDTATGRTVAYRADERFPICSVFKTLAAGAVLRDLDRDGEYLARRIHYTKEYVTAAGYAPITGTDANVAAGMTVGELCAATVSHSDNGAANLLLRELGGPAAITRFSRSLGDRTTRLDRWEPELNTAEPWRTTDTTSPRAIGKTYARLVLGRALPDRDRELLTDWLIANSTNVQRFRAGLPADWTLADKTGGGSAYGVANDVGIVWPPGRPPLVLSVLSTKYDPAGPTDNPLVARAAGLVAGELTG from the coding sequence TTGGAAACCACAGGATCACGTCCCACCCCGGAGCGAAGCCGCCGCGCGGTGCTCGCCCTCGGTGCCGTCGGTGCCGGCGCGGCGTTCGCGGCCGCCGTGCCGGGGGCGGCGTACGCCTCGGCTCCCGGCGACGCGGGGCTCTCCCGGCGACTGGGTGAGCTGGAGCGGGAGTACTCCGCGCGGCTGGGGATCTTCGCCCACGACACGGCCACGGGGCGCACGGTGGCGTACCGCGCGGACGAGCGGTTCCCCATCTGCTCGGTGTTCAAGACGCTCGCCGCCGGGGCGGTCCTACGGGACCTCGACCGCGACGGCGAGTACCTCGCCCGGCGGATCCACTACACGAAGGAGTACGTCACGGCGGCGGGCTACGCCCCGATCACCGGCACGGACGCGAACGTGGCCGCCGGCATGACCGTCGGGGAGCTGTGCGCCGCCACCGTCTCGCACAGCGACAACGGGGCGGCGAACCTGCTGCTGCGCGAGCTGGGCGGGCCGGCCGCGATCACCCGGTTCAGCCGCTCGCTCGGCGACCGCACGACCCGGCTCGACCGCTGGGAGCCCGAGCTGAACACGGCGGAACCGTGGCGGACCACGGACACCACCAGCCCGCGCGCGATCGGGAAGACCTACGCGCGGCTCGTCCTCGGCCGGGCCCTGCCGGACAGGGACCGGGAACTGCTGACCGACTGGCTGATCGCCAACTCGACCAACGTCCAGCGCTTCCGCGCGGGTCTCCCCGCCGACTGGACCCTCGCGGACAAGACCGGGGGCGGATCGGCGTACGGCGTCGCCAACGACGTGGGCATCGTCTGGCCGCCCGGCCGCCCGCCCCTCGTCCTGTCCGTCCTGTCGACCAAGTACGACCCCGCGGGGCCCACGGACAATCCGCTGGTGGCCAGGGCGGCGGGGCTGGTGGCGGGGGAACTCACGGGCTGA